In one window of Thermus neutrinimicus DNA:
- the lnt gene encoding apolipoprotein N-acyltransferase, whose protein sequence is MRPFLLGLLLALTLPPFPFGFFAPLVLAFLLRGGFRTGFLMGLGFWGLHLIWLPQSFTQLFGPLGALPFLPLVLFKALSFGLLFALTPMPLARVGGWVVLEWLTEQGDLAFPWGFLGYSLVEAPGRVLAAWGGVYLLSLLVLLLAWGLRERRYWVLLPWAALWLLPLPPAAGEGKALLVQGNINPLSKVQGELDEEVYLRLTREGLQRHPEARLVVWPETAVWQIPGGLDRLLEDRFLLTGLNLYGPNRAVLYQDGRMLGLYDKVRLVPFGERFPFRGALGGVYSYFFRSFGLGELADRTPGNRLAPIASYGAMICYESAFPSVARALVREGAGVLVLLTNDAWFGPSFGGRQHFAVGRLRAVETGRWLLRAGNDGITASIDPYGRLVARIPPHQEGYLLAPYSLKEGRTPYVRYGDWAVGVALTLFLLGLILRVRAPGWRNR, encoded by the coding sequence GTGCGGCCCTTCCTCCTCGGCCTTCTCCTGGCCCTCACCCTGCCCCCTTTCCCTTTCGGTTTTTTTGCCCCTTTGGTCCTAGCCTTTCTCCTTCGAGGGGGTTTCCGCACGGGCTTCCTCATGGGCCTAGGGTTTTGGGGCCTCCACCTCATCTGGCTTCCCCAGAGCTTTACCCAGCTTTTTGGCCCCCTGGGGGCTTTGCCCTTCCTCCCCCTGGTGCTCTTTAAGGCCCTTTCCTTCGGCCTCCTCTTCGCCCTCACTCCCATGCCCCTCGCCCGGGTAGGGGGGTGGGTGGTGCTAGAGTGGCTCACGGAGCAAGGGGATCTGGCCTTCCCCTGGGGTTTCCTAGGCTACAGCCTGGTGGAGGCTCCCGGGCGGGTGCTGGCCGCCTGGGGCGGGGTGTACCTCCTTTCCCTTTTGGTCCTGCTTTTGGCCTGGGGCCTTAGGGAGCGCCGCTACTGGGTACTTCTACCCTGGGCAGCCTTGTGGCTATTGCCTCTACCTCCGGCGGCGGGGGAAGGAAAAGCCCTTTTGGTCCAAGGTAACATCAACCCCTTGTCCAAGGTCCAGGGGGAGCTGGACGAGGAGGTCTACCTCCGCCTCACGCGGGAAGGCTTGCAAAGGCATCCCGAGGCCCGGCTGGTGGTTTGGCCAGAGACGGCGGTCTGGCAGATCCCAGGTGGCCTGGACCGCCTTTTAGAGGACCGGTTCCTCCTCACGGGCCTAAACCTCTATGGCCCCAACCGGGCGGTCCTTTACCAAGACGGGAGGATGCTGGGCCTTTACGACAAGGTGCGCCTGGTGCCCTTTGGGGAACGTTTTCCCTTCCGGGGGGCCTTGGGAGGGGTGTACAGCTATTTCTTTCGCTCCTTTGGCCTGGGGGAGCTTGCGGACCGGACGCCGGGGAACCGGCTGGCTCCCATCGCTTCCTATGGGGCCATGATCTGCTACGAGTCCGCCTTTCCCTCCGTGGCCCGCGCCTTGGTCCGGGAGGGGGCAGGGGTGTTGGTCCTCCTCACCAACGATGCCTGGTTTGGCCCCTCCTTTGGTGGCCGGCAGCACTTCGCCGTGGGGCGGCTTAGGGCGGTGGAGACGGGGCGCTGGCTTCTTAGGGCGGGAAACGACGGCATCACCGCCAGCATTGACCCCTATGGCCGGTTGGTGGCGCGGATTCCCCCACACCAGGAGGGATACCTTCTGGCCCCCTACAGCTTGAAAGAGGGCCGTACGCCTTACGTCCGCTACGGGGACTGGGCGGTGGGGGTGGCGTTGACGCTTTTCCTTTTGGGCCTTATCCTTAGGGTGCGCGCGCCGGGGTGGCGGAACCGGTAG
- the queG gene encoding tRNA epoxyqueuosine(34) reductase QueG, with protein sequence MEARPLLEEALGERGLLYAWAPLTIPEGVEGRFRRFLAEGRHGGMAYLEGGVEARFRLAHRFPWARSALVLFAPYAYPDPGVPKGGVRVGRVARYAWVRDYHLVLGEEVRALEALARGLGVEAKGYVDHGPIPERTLAALTGMGWIGKSGMFLSQGFGVHAFIGVLLTSLEVEVSSPHPGRCGRCTRCLASCPTGALLGDGTLDARVCVSYLTVEHKGFIPPGLWPGVGEWLLGCDLCQEVCPWERFGRVWRGFEPEPDLAHPDLSEFLRLSGRAFQRKYGDTAFARPGRARMARNALIVLSNLGLGEELLREAARDPHPLVRRTALHALYRAGLGIEGFLRDPDEGIRAEASLLLGEAPGTVDPFQNRGKAPGPEVKDEGA encoded by the coding sequence GTGGAGGCCCGCCCGCTTTTGGAAGAAGCCCTTGGGGAGCGGGGGCTCCTTTACGCCTGGGCGCCCTTGACCATACCGGAAGGGGTGGAGGGCCGCTTCCGGAGATTCCTGGCCGAGGGACGGCACGGGGGGATGGCCTATCTGGAAGGGGGAGTGGAGGCTCGGTTCCGTTTGGCGCACCGCTTTCCCTGGGCGCGAAGCGCCTTGGTCCTCTTTGCCCCCTACGCCTACCCCGACCCCGGGGTGCCAAAGGGGGGAGTCCGGGTGGGCCGGGTGGCCCGCTACGCCTGGGTTCGGGACTACCACCTGGTTCTGGGGGAGGAGGTTAGGGCCCTGGAGGCCCTGGCCCGAGGCCTGGGAGTAGAGGCCAAGGGCTACGTGGACCACGGGCCCATCCCCGAACGAACCCTGGCGGCCCTTACCGGGATGGGCTGGATTGGGAAAAGCGGCATGTTTCTTTCCCAGGGGTTTGGGGTGCACGCCTTCATCGGGGTTCTGCTCACCTCCTTGGAGGTGGAGGTATCTTCCCCCCATCCAGGCCGCTGCGGGCGCTGTACCCGTTGCCTGGCCTCCTGCCCCACGGGGGCCCTTTTGGGGGATGGCACCCTGGATGCCCGGGTGTGTGTGAGCTACCTCACCGTGGAGCACAAGGGCTTCATCCCCCCGGGGCTTTGGCCGGGAGTGGGGGAGTGGCTTTTGGGGTGCGACCTTTGCCAGGAGGTCTGTCCCTGGGAGCGGTTTGGCCGGGTCTGGCGGGGCTTTGAGCCGGAGCCGGACTTGGCCCACCCGGACCTGAGCGAGTTCCTTCGCCTCTCGGGAAGGGCGTTCCAAAGGAAGTACGGGGACACGGCCTTCGCTCGTCCGGGGAGGGCCCGCATGGCCCGGAATGCCCTCATCGTCCTGAGTAACCTGGGCCTGGGGGAGGAGCTTCTGCGGGAGGCGGCCCGGGACCCCCATCCTTTGGTGCGCCGCACCGCCCTCCACGCCCTTTACCGGGCTGGCTTGGGGATCGAGGGGTTTCTGAGGGATCCCGATGAAGGGATCCGGGCCGAGGCCTCACTCCTCCTTGGGGAAGCGCCCGGTACGGTAGACCCTTTCCAGAACAGGGGGAAGGCCCCAGGCCCTGAGGTCAAAGATGAGGGGGCCTAG
- a CDS encoding YkoF family thiamine/hydroxymethylpyrimidine-binding protein, translating to MAVKVLLALYPLLQGDYRAVEKALLALEGSGVDYRTHPTHTELSGEEEAVFQVLKAAFLAAAEEGATVMWALFTNACEAHDPFRRPERLKRFPPLEIAQKALEGLGAQSVLDIGTGTGVFAEAFASLGLFTVGVDPRSDRLEVARAKVKEAHFLEARGENLPFPNGSFDLAFFGLSLHHLDPILALREAARVAKRVAVLEWPFRQEEEGPPLAHRRSPEELSELFQKALGSPPRLWLEPGYLLALWEQPRAGDGG from the coding sequence ATGGCGGTAAAGGTGCTCCTTGCCCTCTACCCCCTTTTGCAAGGGGACTATCGGGCGGTGGAAAAGGCCCTTTTGGCCCTGGAGGGAAGCGGGGTGGACTACCGCACCCACCCCACCCACACGGAGCTTTCCGGGGAGGAGGAGGCCGTTTTCCAGGTCCTTAAGGCCGCCTTTTTAGCCGCCGCGGAAGAGGGAGCCACGGTGATGTGGGCCCTTTTCACCAACGCCTGCGAGGCCCATGATCCCTTCCGCAGGCCCGAGCGCCTCAAGCGGTTTCCCCCCTTGGAAATCGCCCAAAAAGCCCTGGAGGGCCTTGGGGCCCAAAGCGTCCTGGACATCGGCACGGGCACCGGGGTCTTCGCCGAGGCCTTCGCCTCCTTGGGCCTTTTCACCGTGGGGGTGGACCCCAGGTCCGACCGCCTCGAGGTGGCCCGGGCCAAGGTGAAGGAGGCCCACTTCCTGGAAGCCCGCGGGGAAAACCTCCCCTTTCCCAACGGGAGTTTTGACCTGGCCTTTTTTGGCTTAAGCCTCCACCACCTGGACCCCATCCTCGCCCTGAGGGAGGCAGCCCGGGTGGCCAAGCGGGTAGCGGTTTTGGAGTGGCCCTTCCGCCAAGAGGAGGAGGGCCCACCTCTAGCCCATAGGCGTTCCCCCGAGGAGCTGAGCGAGCTCTTTCAAAAAGCCCTGGGTAGCCCGCCCCGGCTGTGGCTAGAACCAGGCTACCTTCTGGCCCTGTGGGAGCAACCCAGGGCAGGCGATGGAGGGTAG
- a CDS encoding alpha-amylase family glycosyl hydrolase: MWWKHTVIYQVYPRSFQDSNADGIGDLEGIRQRLPYLKDLGVGTLWLSPFYKSPMKDFGYDVADYCHVDPIFGTLEDFDRLLKEAHDLGLKVLIDLVPNHTSDQHPWFLESRSSRDNPKRNWYIWKDPGPDGGPPNNWQSFFGGPAWTLDKGTGQYYLHLFLPEQPDLNWQNPEVREAIHEAMRFWLRRRVDGFRVDVLWLLAKDPLFRDEPGNPEWRPGHPDRLRHQHLFTEDQPETYAYVREMRQVLDEFSEPGQERVMVGEIYLPLHRLVRYYRAGCHLPFNFSLITEGLPDWRPENIARIVEAYESLLTPWDWPNWVLGNHDQPRLASRLGEAQARVAAMLLFTLRGTPTWYYGDELALPNGEIPPDRIQDPAALRQKDRTPAGYHSLGRDPERTPMPWDASPYAGFSTVEPWLPLNPDWPVRNVAVQERDPQSMLQLVKRLIALRQEPGLLLGPYRTYRARGGIYAYLRGEGFLVALNFTDRERALELPQKGRVVLSTHLDREETVGETLRLRPDEGVVVRLS; the protein is encoded by the coding sequence ATGTGGTGGAAGCACACGGTCATCTACCAGGTCTACCCGAGAAGCTTTCAAGACTCCAACGCGGACGGCATCGGGGACCTCGAGGGCATCCGGCAAAGGCTTCCCTACCTGAAGGACCTGGGGGTAGGAACCCTCTGGCTCTCTCCCTTCTACAAAAGCCCCATGAAGGACTTCGGCTACGATGTGGCCGACTACTGCCACGTGGACCCCATCTTCGGCACCCTGGAGGACTTTGACCGCCTTCTAAAGGAGGCCCATGACCTGGGGCTCAAGGTCCTCATCGACCTGGTGCCCAACCACACCTCGGACCAGCATCCCTGGTTTTTGGAGTCCCGAAGCTCCCGGGATAATCCCAAGCGGAACTGGTACATCTGGAAAGACCCGGGGCCGGATGGAGGCCCTCCCAACAACTGGCAGAGCTTCTTCGGGGGCCCCGCCTGGACGCTGGACAAAGGGACTGGGCAGTACTACCTCCACCTTTTCCTGCCCGAACAACCCGACCTCAACTGGCAAAACCCCGAGGTGCGGGAGGCCATCCACGAAGCCATGCGCTTCTGGCTTAGGCGGAGGGTGGATGGCTTTCGGGTGGACGTCCTTTGGCTTTTGGCCAAGGACCCCCTCTTCCGGGATGAGCCGGGAAACCCCGAGTGGCGGCCCGGGCACCCTGACCGCCTGCGCCACCAGCACCTCTTCACGGAGGACCAGCCGGAAACCTACGCCTACGTGCGGGAGATGCGCCAGGTTTTGGACGAGTTCAGCGAGCCGGGCCAGGAACGGGTCATGGTGGGGGAGATCTACCTTCCCCTCCACCGCCTGGTGCGCTACTACCGGGCGGGGTGCCACCTTCCCTTCAACTTCAGCCTGATCACCGAAGGCCTCCCCGATTGGCGGCCCGAGAACATCGCCCGCATCGTGGAGGCGTACGAAAGCCTCCTCACCCCCTGGGACTGGCCCAACTGGGTCCTGGGGAACCACGACCAGCCCCGGCTGGCCTCGAGGCTAGGGGAAGCCCAGGCCCGGGTGGCCGCCATGCTCCTTTTCACCCTGCGGGGCACCCCCACCTGGTACTACGGGGACGAACTGGCCCTGCCCAACGGGGAAATCCCCCCGGATAGGATCCAGGACCCCGCCGCCCTCAGGCAAAAGGACCGTACTCCCGCGGGCTACCACAGCCTGGGCCGAGACCCCGAACGCACCCCCATGCCCTGGGATGCCTCCCCTTACGCGGGCTTCTCCACGGTGGAGCCCTGGCTTCCCCTAAACCCCGACTGGCCGGTGCGGAACGTGGCAGTTCAGGAAAGAGACCCCCAGTCCATGCTCCAGCTGGTGAAGCGCCTCATCGCCTTGCGCCAGGAACCAGGCCTTCTCCTTGGCCCCTACCGCACCTATCGGGCACGGGGTGGGATCTACGCCTACCTGCGGGGGGAGGGCTTCCTGGTGGCCCTGAACTTCACGGACCGGGAAAGGGCCCTGGAGCTACCGCAAAAGGGCCGGGTGGTCCTCTCCACCCACCTGGACCGGGAAGAGACCGTGGGGGAGACCCTGCGCTTGCGCCCGGATGAGGGGGTGGTGGTGCGACTAAGCTAG
- a CDS encoding Uma2 family endonuclease, which produces MRNCASSQRKTPAGSWSDGKTVGGESGHLEALLLGQLYRWNGEMDLGYIFSSGTGFRFPRGAVLSPDAAFVLRHLWLALSPEEREGFPPLVPDAVFEIRSRSQSLEELQQKAQAYLAQGVRLVVLLDPYAHQVEVLRPDRAERYQDPESVPLDPKLPGFALKAQELFL; this is translated from the coding sequence ATGAGGAACTGCGCCAGCTCTCAGCGTAAAACCCCGGCTGGCAGTTGGAGCGATGGGAAGACGGTAGGAGGGGAAAGCGGCCACCTGGAAGCCCTCCTTTTGGGCCAGCTCTACCGCTGGAACGGGGAAATGGACCTGGGGTATATCTTCAGCTCGGGCACCGGGTTCCGGTTTCCCCGCGGGGCCGTGCTCTCCCCCGACGCCGCCTTTGTGCTCCGCCACCTTTGGCTGGCCCTCTCCCCGGAAGAGCGGGAAGGCTTTCCCCCCTTGGTCCCCGACGCTGTCTTTGAGATCCGCTCCCGAAGCCAAAGCCTCGAGGAGCTCCAGCAAAAGGCCCAGGCCTACCTGGCCCAGGGGGTGCGCCTGGTGGTGCTTCTGGACCCCTACGCCCACCAGGTGGAGGTCCTCCGTCCCGATAGGGCCGAGAGGTACCAGGACCCGGAGTCAGTCCCCTTGGACCCAAAGCTTCCCGGCTTTGCCCTAAAGGCCCAGGAACTTTTCCTGTAG
- a CDS encoding DJ-1/PfpI family protein, which produces MARKILFLVGDYVEDYEVMVPFQALKMLGFEVHAVCPGKRSGQRIRTAVHDFEGDQTYSEKPGHNFTLNYSFDEVDPAQYDALVVPGGRAPEYIRREPRVLEIVRHFFEANKPVAAICHGLQVLTAAGVMKGRRATAYPAVGPELTLAGAQYEEVPVDQAVVDGNLVTAPAWPAHPVWLARFLEVLGVRVEGV; this is translated from the coding sequence ATGGCGCGGAAAATCCTCTTTTTGGTGGGCGACTACGTGGAGGACTACGAGGTCATGGTGCCCTTTCAGGCCTTGAAGATGCTAGGCTTTGAGGTGCATGCCGTCTGCCCAGGCAAGCGCTCCGGCCAGCGGATCCGCACCGCGGTGCACGACTTCGAGGGGGACCAGACCTACTCGGAAAAGCCCGGCCACAACTTCACCCTCAACTATTCCTTTGACGAGGTGGACCCCGCCCAGTACGACGCCTTGGTGGTCCCAGGTGGGCGGGCTCCAGAGTACATCCGCCGCGAGCCCAGGGTATTGGAGATCGTCCGCCACTTCTTTGAAGCCAACAAACCCGTGGCCGCCATCTGCCATGGCCTCCAGGTGCTCACGGCCGCCGGGGTCATGAAGGGGCGCAGGGCCACCGCGTACCCGGCGGTGGGGCCGGAACTCACCCTGGCCGGAGCCCAGTACGAGGAGGTGCCAGTGGACCAAGCCGTGGTGGACGGGAATCTGGTCACCGCTCCCGCCTGGCCCGCGCATCCCGTCTGGCTGGCCCGGTTTTTGGAGGTCCTGGGGGTGCGGGTAGAGGGGGTGTAG
- a CDS encoding homoserine dehydrogenase, with protein MEEVKIALLGGGTVGSAFYALVQERLEDFQALGFSPRFLGVLVRDRTKPRPIPEELLRTEPMDLLQADVVVEAMGGVEAPLGWVLPPLEAGIPLITANKALLAEAWEALRPYAEEGLIYHEASVMAGTPALSFLETLRGSRLVELHGILNGTTLYILQEMEKGRTYGEALLEAQRLGYAEADPTLDVEGIDAAHKLTLLARLLVDPAFPFPEVKTRGITRLTPELLQTAQDQGEKVRLVASLYGEGGRWRAVVAPRRLPQDHPLARAQGNILWVRARPLGEAFVTGPGAGGEATASGLLADLFRFLSGNLGHLPAPAPTPATEEGTPFPGVE; from the coding sequence ATGGAAGAGGTGAAGATCGCCCTCCTGGGCGGGGGCACCGTGGGAAGCGCCTTCTATGCCCTGGTCCAGGAGCGCCTCGAGGACTTCCAGGCCCTGGGCTTCTCCCCCCGGTTTCTGGGGGTACTGGTGCGGGATAGGACCAAGCCCAGGCCCATCCCCGAAGAACTCCTCCGCACGGAGCCCATGGACCTCCTGCAGGCGGACGTGGTGGTGGAGGCCATGGGCGGGGTGGAGGCTCCCCTCGGCTGGGTGCTCCCCCCTCTGGAAGCCGGCATCCCCCTCATCACCGCCAACAAGGCCCTCTTGGCGGAGGCCTGGGAGGCCTTGCGCCCCTATGCCGAGGAAGGCCTCATCTACCACGAGGCCAGCGTCATGGCCGGCACCCCGGCCCTTTCCTTTTTGGAGACCCTTAGGGGAAGCCGGCTTGTGGAGCTTCACGGGATCCTGAACGGCACCACCCTCTACATCCTGCAGGAAATGGAGAAGGGACGGACCTATGGGGAAGCCCTCCTCGAGGCCCAGCGCCTGGGCTACGCCGAGGCAGACCCCACCCTGGACGTGGAGGGCATAGACGCCGCCCACAAGCTCACCCTTCTGGCCAGGCTCCTGGTAGACCCTGCCTTCCCGTTCCCGGAGGTGAAAACCCGGGGCATTACCCGGCTGACTCCAGAACTTCTCCAAACCGCTCAGGATCAAGGGGAAAAAGTGCGCCTGGTGGCGAGCCTCTACGGGGAAGGCGGGCGCTGGCGGGCGGTGGTGGCCCCCCGGCGCCTGCCCCAGGACCACCCCTTGGCCCGGGCCCAAGGCAACATCCTCTGGGTACGGGCCAGGCCCCTGGGCGAGGCCTTTGTGACGGGACCGGGAGCCGGGGGCGAAGCCACGGCCAGCGGCCTTCTGGCAGACCTCTTCCGCTTCCTATCCGGAAACCTGGGCCACCTCCCCGCCCCGGCCCCAACGCCCGCCACGGAGGAGGGAACCCCCTTCCCCGGGGTAGAATAA
- the thrC gene encoding threonine synthase, translated as MRLPLMERYRAHLPISLNTPVISLLEGSTPLIPLRGPEEAQRRGIRLYAKFEGLNPTGSFKDRGMTLAVSKAVEEGARAVAAASTGNTAASAAAYAARAGIRAIVILPAGYVALGKVAQSLVHGARIIQIEGNFDQALALTRALTEAYPVALVNSLNPYRLEGQKTLAFEVVDELGDAPHYHALPVGNAGNITAHWMGYKEYHALGKASRLPRMLGFQAAGAAPLVLGRPVEKPETLATAIRIGNPASWQGAMRAKEESGGLIEAVTDEEILLAYRYLAEKEGIFCEPASAAAMAGVWKLLKEDRLEPGSQVVLTLTGHGLKDPATAEKVAGLLPPVPATLEAVAQAAGLL; from the coding sequence ATGCGGCTTCCCCTCATGGAACGGTACCGGGCCCACCTTCCCATCTCCCTGAACACGCCCGTGATCTCCCTTCTGGAAGGCTCCACCCCCCTGATCCCCCTAAGGGGCCCTGAGGAGGCCCAAAGGCGGGGCATACGCCTCTACGCCAAGTTCGAGGGCCTAAACCCCACGGGAAGCTTCAAGGACCGGGGCATGACCCTGGCGGTGTCCAAGGCGGTGGAGGAGGGCGCGAGGGCGGTGGCAGCTGCCAGCACGGGAAACACCGCCGCCAGCGCCGCCGCCTACGCCGCCCGGGCAGGGATAAGGGCCATCGTCATCCTGCCCGCGGGCTACGTGGCCCTGGGCAAGGTGGCCCAGAGCCTGGTCCATGGGGCACGGATTATCCAAATCGAAGGCAACTTTGACCAGGCCTTGGCCCTCACCAGGGCCCTCACCGAGGCCTATCCTGTGGCCCTGGTGAACTCCCTGAACCCCTACCGCCTGGAGGGTCAGAAGACCCTGGCCTTTGAGGTGGTGGATGAGCTCGGGGATGCCCCCCACTACCACGCCCTGCCCGTGGGCAACGCCGGCAACATCACCGCCCACTGGATGGGCTACAAGGAATACCACGCCTTGGGCAAGGCGAGCCGCCTCCCCAGGATGCTGGGCTTCCAGGCGGCAGGCGCCGCTCCCTTGGTCCTGGGTCGGCCTGTGGAGAAGCCGGAAACCCTGGCCACCGCCATCCGCATCGGCAATCCGGCCAGCTGGCAAGGGGCCATGAGGGCCAAGGAGGAGTCCGGGGGGCTGATCGAGGCGGTAACCGACGAGGAGATCCTCCTCGCCTACCGCTACTTGGCGGAGAAGGAGGGGATTTTCTGCGAACCTGCCTCCGCCGCCGCCATGGCGGGGGTGTGGAAGCTCCTTAAGGAAGACCGGTTGGAGCCGGGAAGCCAGGTGGTCCTCACCCTCACGGGCCACGGCCTCAAGGACCCGGCCACCGCGGAAAAGGTGGCGGGGCTCTTACCCCCGGTGCCGGCGACCCTCGAGGCGGTGGCCCAGGCCGCGGGGCTCCTGTGA
- a CDS encoding class I SAM-dependent methyltransferase: protein MREDPFVTLAEGYEAWYETPLGAFVIAEEERALQSLLPPGESLLEVGAGTGYWLRRLPYPWKVGLEPSAAMLRVGRERVPEAKWVEGQGEALPFPETSFDVVLLFTVLEFVEDVEKTLSEARRVLKPEGRLLVGILEALSPWAALYRRLGEQGVLPWTQARFLTREDLKDLLGPPEAEGEAVFLAPEAQPPFFEADRAGRRAGNRGALYLGRWR, encoded by the coding sequence ATGCGGGAAGATCCCTTTGTGACCCTAGCCGAGGGCTACGAAGCCTGGTACGAAACCCCCTTGGGGGCCTTCGTCATCGCCGAGGAGGAAAGGGCTTTGCAATCGCTCCTTCCCCCCGGGGAAAGCCTCCTGGAGGTGGGAGCGGGAACTGGCTACTGGCTTAGGCGCCTTCCCTATCCCTGGAAGGTGGGGCTGGAACCCTCCGCGGCCATGCTCCGGGTGGGGCGGGAAAGGGTACCGGAGGCCAAGTGGGTGGAAGGCCAGGGGGAAGCCCTTCCCTTTCCCGAGACAAGCTTTGACGTGGTCCTTCTCTTCACCGTGCTAGAGTTCGTAGAGGATGTGGAGAAAACCCTTTCCGAGGCAAGAAGGGTCCTCAAACCTGAGGGGAGGCTTTTGGTGGGGATCCTCGAGGCCCTCTCCCCTTGGGCCGCCCTGTACCGGAGATTGGGGGAACAGGGGGTTCTCCCATGGACCCAAGCCCGTTTCCTCACCCGTGAGGACCTGAAAGACCTCCTGGGCCCACCGGAGGCGGAAGGGGAAGCCGTCTTCCTGGCCCCCGAGGCCCAACCCCCCTTTTTCGAGGCGGATCGGGCAGGCCGGCGGGCGGGTAACCGCGGCGCCCTATACTTGGGGCGATGGCGGTAA
- a CDS encoding metallophosphoesterase family protein, which yields MRLGVLSDIHANLPALEAALEALREEGVDEVLVLGDLVGYGPHPKQVISRILKEGLPAIAGAWDLRVAYPLPGTLPEGVGRATLEWTRSQLSPRELDYLRSLRLSHRKTYGEKRLVAFHGTPGNPESHLDLLGPAAQFVPLLERYGAAILLLGGRHLPLSRRVGTGLLADPGSVGLSLSGEPGADAMVLDTETLEVRFLKVPYDLGPLIFDLRAWGLPPVLERVYRTGRFPKEE from the coding sequence ATGCGGCTAGGGGTTCTTTCCGACATCCACGCCAACCTGCCGGCCCTCGAGGCGGCCCTCGAGGCCCTAAGAGAAGAAGGCGTGGACGAGGTTCTGGTGCTGGGGGACCTGGTGGGCTACGGACCCCATCCCAAGCAGGTCATCAGCCGCATCCTCAAGGAGGGGCTTCCCGCCATCGCCGGAGCCTGGGACCTGAGGGTGGCCTACCCCTTGCCGGGCACCCTGCCCGAGGGCGTGGGCAGGGCCACCCTGGAGTGGACCCGGTCCCAGCTTTCGCCACGGGAGCTGGACTACCTCCGCTCCCTTCGCCTTTCCCACCGCAAAACCTACGGGGAAAAACGGCTTGTGGCCTTCCATGGCACCCCCGGCAACCCCGAAAGCCACCTGGACCTCCTGGGCCCAGCGGCCCAGTTTGTGCCGCTTCTGGAACGCTATGGCGCCGCGATCCTCCTCCTGGGGGGGCGGCACCTCCCCCTTTCCCGCCGGGTGGGCACGGGCCTCCTGGCCGATCCCGGGAGTGTGGGCCTAAGCCTGAGCGGGGAACCCGGGGCCGACGCCATGGTCCTGGACACGGAGACCCTCGAGGTCCGCTTCCTCAAGGTGCCCTACGACCTAGGCCCCCTCATCTTTGACCTCAGGGCCTGGGGCCTTCCCCCTGTTCTGGAAAGGGTCTACCGTACCGGGCGCTTCCCCAAGGAGGAGTGA